A genomic stretch from Xenopus laevis strain J_2021 chromosome 6S, Xenopus_laevis_v10.1, whole genome shotgun sequence includes:
- the LOC108695582 gene encoding SWI/SNF-related matrix-associated actin-dependent regulator of chromatin subfamily D member 3 isoform X2, producing the protein MATDDSAGGARRATKSKLFEFLVHGVRPGMPSGARMPHQGAPMGPPGPPFGGSPSVRPGIPPAVMEPTRKRSAPPQVQQQSNPTQGRSRSAKRRKMADKILPQRIRELVPESQAYMDLLAFERKLDQTIMRKRIDIQEALKRPMKQKRKLRLYISNTFNPAKADADDSDGSIASWELRVEGKLLDDPSKMKRKFSSFFKSLVIELDKDLYGPDNHLVEWHRTPSTQETDGFQVKRPGDVSVRCTLLLMLDYQPPQFKLDPRLARLLGLHTQTRAVIIQALWQYIKSNKLQDCHDKEYITGDKYFQQIFDCPRVKFSEIPQRLTNLLLPPDPIVINHIISVDPTDQKKTACYDIDVEVEDPLKSQMSSFLLSTANQQEISSLDNKIHETIESINQLKIQRDFMLSFSRDPKGYIQDWLLSQSRDLKIMTDVVGNPEQERRADFYQEPWSQEAVSRYFYCKIQQRRQELEQSLGVRNT; encoded by the exons ATGGCAACTGATGACTCGGCAGGAGGAGCTCGCAGGGCAACTAAGAGCAAATTGTTTGAGTTCCTGGTACATGGAGTG CGTCCTGGGATGCCATCTGGGGCACGGATGCCTCATCAAGGAGCTCCTATGGGCCCTCCAGGGCCACCATTTGGTGGAAGCCCCTCAGTTCGGCCTGGAATACCACCAGCAGTGATGGAGCCAACAAGGAAGCGTTCAGCTCCACCTCAGGTCCAGCAGCAATCCAATCCCACGCAGGGGCGGAGCCGTAG TGCCAAGAGAAGGAAGATGGCAGATAAGATCCTTCCTCAGAGG ATCCGGGAACTTGTTCCTGAGTCCCAGGCCTACATGGATCTTCTGGCCTTTGAAAGAAAACTGGACCAAACCATCATGAGGAAGCGCATTGACATCCAAGAGGCATTAAAGAGGCCCATGAAG CAAAAGAGGAAGCTCCGCCTTTACATCTCCAATACATTTAATCCAGCTAAAGCAGATGCTGATGACTCTGATGGGAGCATTGCCTCCTGGGAACTGCGTGTGGAAGGAAAGTTACTGGATGAT CCCAGTAAGATGAAGAGAAAATTCTCCTCCTTCTTCAAGAGTTTGGTCATCGAGTTGGATAAAGACTTGTATGGACCGGACAATCACTTGGTGGAG TGGCACAGGACCCCGAGTACCCAGGAGACCGATGGGTTTCAGGTGAAAAGACCAGGAGATGTGAGTGTGCGATGCACCCTGCTACTAATGCTGGACTACCAG CCCCCACAGTTCAAGCTGGACCCCCGCCTGGCACGTCTCCTGGGCCTTCACACCCAGACCAGAGCAGTCATCATCCAGGCTCTATGGCAGTATATAAAGAGCAACAAACTGCAAGACTGTCATGATAAGGAATATATAACTGGGGACAAGTACTTCCAGCAG ATATTTGACTGTCCCAGAGTAAAGTTCTCGGAGATACCGCAGAGACTGACAAACCTGCTTCTGCCCCCCGACCCGATTGTCATCAACCACATCATCAG CGTTGACCCCACAGACCAGAAGAAAACTGCCTGTTATGATATTGATGTGGAGGTTGAAGATCCTCTGAAGAGTCAGATGAGCAGCTTCTTGCTCTCTACAGCCAATCAGCAAGAGATTTCTTCCCTTGATAACAAG ATCCACGAAACCATTGAATCAATTAATCAGCTGAAAATTCAAAGAGATTTCATGCTGAGCTTCTCCCGAGACCCGAAGGGCTATATACAGGACTGGCTACTGTCCCAGAGCAGGGACCTGAAG ATCATGACTGATGTGGTGGGAAATCCGGAGCAGGAGAGGAGAGCCGACTTCTATCAGGAGCCCTGGTCCCAGGAGGCCGTGAGCCGTTACTTTTATTGCAAG ATCCAGCAGCGCAGACAGGAGTTGGAGCAATCCCTGGGAGTGAGGAACACGTAG
- the LOC108695582 gene encoding SWI/SNF-related matrix-associated actin-dependent regulator of chromatin subfamily D member 3 isoform X1 — MHPDQTEPSEPAATDRHGEKGRHLVPEYSEGGHMATDDSAGGARRATKSKLFEFLVHGVRPGMPSGARMPHQGAPMGPPGPPFGGSPSVRPGIPPAVMEPTRKRSAPPQVQQQSNPTQGRSRSAKRRKMADKILPQRIRELVPESQAYMDLLAFERKLDQTIMRKRIDIQEALKRPMKQKRKLRLYISNTFNPAKADADDSDGSIASWELRVEGKLLDDPSKMKRKFSSFFKSLVIELDKDLYGPDNHLVEWHRTPSTQETDGFQVKRPGDVSVRCTLLLMLDYQPPQFKLDPRLARLLGLHTQTRAVIIQALWQYIKSNKLQDCHDKEYITGDKYFQQIFDCPRVKFSEIPQRLTNLLLPPDPIVINHIISVDPTDQKKTACYDIDVEVEDPLKSQMSSFLLSTANQQEISSLDNKIHETIESINQLKIQRDFMLSFSRDPKGYIQDWLLSQSRDLKIMTDVVGNPEQERRADFYQEPWSQEAVSRYFYCKIQQRRQELEQSLGVRNT; from the exons GGCGGCACCTAGTACCTGAGTACTCAGAGGGGGGACACATGGCAACTGATGACTCGGCAGGAGGAGCTCGCAGGGCAACTAAGAGCAAATTGTTTGAGTTCCTGGTACATGGAGTG CGTCCTGGGATGCCATCTGGGGCACGGATGCCTCATCAAGGAGCTCCTATGGGCCCTCCAGGGCCACCATTTGGTGGAAGCCCCTCAGTTCGGCCTGGAATACCACCAGCAGTGATGGAGCCAACAAGGAAGCGTTCAGCTCCACCTCAGGTCCAGCAGCAATCCAATCCCACGCAGGGGCGGAGCCGTAG TGCCAAGAGAAGGAAGATGGCAGATAAGATCCTTCCTCAGAGG ATCCGGGAACTTGTTCCTGAGTCCCAGGCCTACATGGATCTTCTGGCCTTTGAAAGAAAACTGGACCAAACCATCATGAGGAAGCGCATTGACATCCAAGAGGCATTAAAGAGGCCCATGAAG CAAAAGAGGAAGCTCCGCCTTTACATCTCCAATACATTTAATCCAGCTAAAGCAGATGCTGATGACTCTGATGGGAGCATTGCCTCCTGGGAACTGCGTGTGGAAGGAAAGTTACTGGATGAT CCCAGTAAGATGAAGAGAAAATTCTCCTCCTTCTTCAAGAGTTTGGTCATCGAGTTGGATAAAGACTTGTATGGACCGGACAATCACTTGGTGGAG TGGCACAGGACCCCGAGTACCCAGGAGACCGATGGGTTTCAGGTGAAAAGACCAGGAGATGTGAGTGTGCGATGCACCCTGCTACTAATGCTGGACTACCAG CCCCCACAGTTCAAGCTGGACCCCCGCCTGGCACGTCTCCTGGGCCTTCACACCCAGACCAGAGCAGTCATCATCCAGGCTCTATGGCAGTATATAAAGAGCAACAAACTGCAAGACTGTCATGATAAGGAATATATAACTGGGGACAAGTACTTCCAGCAG ATATTTGACTGTCCCAGAGTAAAGTTCTCGGAGATACCGCAGAGACTGACAAACCTGCTTCTGCCCCCCGACCCGATTGTCATCAACCACATCATCAG CGTTGACCCCACAGACCAGAAGAAAACTGCCTGTTATGATATTGATGTGGAGGTTGAAGATCCTCTGAAGAGTCAGATGAGCAGCTTCTTGCTCTCTACAGCCAATCAGCAAGAGATTTCTTCCCTTGATAACAAG ATCCACGAAACCATTGAATCAATTAATCAGCTGAAAATTCAAAGAGATTTCATGCTGAGCTTCTCCCGAGACCCGAAGGGCTATATACAGGACTGGCTACTGTCCCAGAGCAGGGACCTGAAG ATCATGACTGATGTGGTGGGAAATCCGGAGCAGGAGAGGAGAGCCGACTTCTATCAGGAGCCCTGGTCCCAGGAGGCCGTGAGCCGTTACTTTTATTGCAAG ATCCAGCAGCGCAGACAGGAGTTGGAGCAATCCCTGGGAGTGAGGAACACGTAG
- the LOC108695582 gene encoding SWI/SNF-related matrix-associated actin-dependent regulator of chromatin subfamily D member 3 isoform X3 has translation MERKRPGMPSGARMPHQGAPMGPPGPPFGGSPSVRPGIPPAVMEPTRKRSAPPQVQQQSNPTQGRSRSAKRRKMADKILPQRIRELVPESQAYMDLLAFERKLDQTIMRKRIDIQEALKRPMKQKRKLRLYISNTFNPAKADADDSDGSIASWELRVEGKLLDDPSKMKRKFSSFFKSLVIELDKDLYGPDNHLVEWHRTPSTQETDGFQVKRPGDVSVRCTLLLMLDYQPPQFKLDPRLARLLGLHTQTRAVIIQALWQYIKSNKLQDCHDKEYITGDKYFQQIFDCPRVKFSEIPQRLTNLLLPPDPIVINHIISVDPTDQKKTACYDIDVEVEDPLKSQMSSFLLSTANQQEISSLDNKIHETIESINQLKIQRDFMLSFSRDPKGYIQDWLLSQSRDLKIMTDVVGNPEQERRADFYQEPWSQEAVSRYFYCKIQQRRQELEQSLGVRNT, from the exons CGTCCTGGGATGCCATCTGGGGCACGGATGCCTCATCAAGGAGCTCCTATGGGCCCTCCAGGGCCACCATTTGGTGGAAGCCCCTCAGTTCGGCCTGGAATACCACCAGCAGTGATGGAGCCAACAAGGAAGCGTTCAGCTCCACCTCAGGTCCAGCAGCAATCCAATCCCACGCAGGGGCGGAGCCGTAG TGCCAAGAGAAGGAAGATGGCAGATAAGATCCTTCCTCAGAGG ATCCGGGAACTTGTTCCTGAGTCCCAGGCCTACATGGATCTTCTGGCCTTTGAAAGAAAACTGGACCAAACCATCATGAGGAAGCGCATTGACATCCAAGAGGCATTAAAGAGGCCCATGAAG CAAAAGAGGAAGCTCCGCCTTTACATCTCCAATACATTTAATCCAGCTAAAGCAGATGCTGATGACTCTGATGGGAGCATTGCCTCCTGGGAACTGCGTGTGGAAGGAAAGTTACTGGATGAT CCCAGTAAGATGAAGAGAAAATTCTCCTCCTTCTTCAAGAGTTTGGTCATCGAGTTGGATAAAGACTTGTATGGACCGGACAATCACTTGGTGGAG TGGCACAGGACCCCGAGTACCCAGGAGACCGATGGGTTTCAGGTGAAAAGACCAGGAGATGTGAGTGTGCGATGCACCCTGCTACTAATGCTGGACTACCAG CCCCCACAGTTCAAGCTGGACCCCCGCCTGGCACGTCTCCTGGGCCTTCACACCCAGACCAGAGCAGTCATCATCCAGGCTCTATGGCAGTATATAAAGAGCAACAAACTGCAAGACTGTCATGATAAGGAATATATAACTGGGGACAAGTACTTCCAGCAG ATATTTGACTGTCCCAGAGTAAAGTTCTCGGAGATACCGCAGAGACTGACAAACCTGCTTCTGCCCCCCGACCCGATTGTCATCAACCACATCATCAG CGTTGACCCCACAGACCAGAAGAAAACTGCCTGTTATGATATTGATGTGGAGGTTGAAGATCCTCTGAAGAGTCAGATGAGCAGCTTCTTGCTCTCTACAGCCAATCAGCAAGAGATTTCTTCCCTTGATAACAAG ATCCACGAAACCATTGAATCAATTAATCAGCTGAAAATTCAAAGAGATTTCATGCTGAGCTTCTCCCGAGACCCGAAGGGCTATATACAGGACTGGCTACTGTCCCAGAGCAGGGACCTGAAG ATCATGACTGATGTGGTGGGAAATCCGGAGCAGGAGAGGAGAGCCGACTTCTATCAGGAGCCCTGGTCCCAGGAGGCCGTGAGCCGTTACTTTTATTGCAAG ATCCAGCAGCGCAGACAGGAGTTGGAGCAATCCCTGGGAGTGAGGAACACGTAG